A portion of the Hymenobacter gelipurpurascens genome contains these proteins:
- a CDS encoding glycine--tRNA ligase, translating to MSNEQKPAATAENTLADIVSHAKEYGFVFPSSEIYDGLAAVYDYGPNGVELKNNLKQLWWKAMTQLNQNVVGIDAAIFMHPLTWKASGHIDGFSDPMIDNLDSKKRYRADVLLEDKAAEYEKNGEIARAETLLAEMGRLLTSEDLAGVKQLIIDEQILCPVSKTGNWTDVRQFNLMFSTQVGAVADDSSKIYLRPETAQGIFVNFLNVQKSARQKVPFGIAQIGKAFRNEIVARQFIFRMREFEQMEMQFFVRPGTEGEWYTTWKETRRRWHEALGLPADKLRFHDHDKLAHYAKAAVDIEFEFPFGFKEIEGIHSRSDFDLMQHQALSKKKQQYFDADIDPETGKAYGNYVPFVVETSVGADRLFLATLCQAYTEETITEGEGEKEQTKTRTFLKLHPAVAPIKAAIFPLVKKDGMPEKAEEIFNSLRYDFRVIMEERDAIGKRYTRQDLIGTPFCIVVDGQTLEDNTVTVRHRDSREQTRMPISELRGYIGEAVSFSRIFEKL from the coding sequence TTCCCTTCTTCGGAAATCTACGACGGCCTGGCCGCCGTGTACGACTACGGCCCCAATGGCGTGGAGCTCAAGAATAACCTGAAGCAGCTCTGGTGGAAAGCCATGACCCAGCTCAACCAGAATGTGGTGGGCATTGATGCGGCCATCTTCATGCATCCGCTCACGTGGAAAGCCTCCGGCCACATTGATGGCTTCTCCGACCCTATGATTGACAACCTCGACAGCAAGAAGCGCTACCGCGCCGATGTGCTGCTCGAAGACAAGGCCGCCGAGTACGAGAAAAACGGCGAAATAGCCCGCGCCGAAACGCTGCTGGCTGAAATGGGTCGCCTGCTCACCAGCGAGGACCTGGCCGGCGTGAAGCAGCTTATCATCGATGAGCAGATCCTCTGCCCAGTGTCTAAGACCGGCAACTGGACCGACGTGCGCCAGTTCAACCTGATGTTCTCAACCCAGGTGGGCGCCGTGGCCGATGACTCCAGTAAGATTTACCTGCGCCCCGAAACGGCCCAGGGCATCTTCGTGAACTTCCTGAACGTGCAGAAGTCGGCGCGGCAGAAGGTGCCGTTTGGTATTGCCCAGATCGGGAAGGCCTTCCGCAACGAGATTGTGGCCCGCCAGTTCATCTTCCGCATGCGGGAGTTCGAGCAGATGGAAATGCAATTTTTCGTGCGTCCTGGCACCGAAGGCGAGTGGTACACCACCTGGAAAGAGACGCGCCGCCGCTGGCACGAGGCCCTAGGCCTGCCCGCCGACAAGCTCCGCTTCCACGACCACGACAAGCTGGCTCACTACGCCAAAGCCGCCGTCGATATCGAGTTTGAATTCCCCTTCGGCTTCAAGGAAATCGAGGGCATTCATTCCCGCTCCGATTTCGATTTGATGCAGCACCAGGCCCTCTCGAAGAAAAAGCAGCAGTACTTCGATGCCGATATCGACCCCGAAACCGGCAAGGCCTACGGCAACTACGTGCCCTTCGTGGTAGAAACCTCCGTGGGCGCCGACCGCCTGTTCCTGGCTACGCTCTGCCAGGCCTACACTGAGGAAACCATTACGGAAGGCGAAGGCGAGAAGGAGCAAACCAAAACGCGCACCTTCCTGAAGCTGCACCCTGCCGTGGCACCCATCAAAGCCGCCATCTTCCCGCTGGTGAAAAAAGACGGTATGCCCGAAAAGGCAGAGGAAATCTTCAATAGCCTGCGCTACGATTTCCGGGTGATTATGGAGGAGCGCGACGCCATTGGCAAGCGCTACACCCGCCAAGACCTCATTGGTACACCTTTCTGCATTGTGGTGGATGGCCAGACGCTGGAAGACAACACCGTAACGGTGCGCCACCGCGATTCCCGCGAGCAGACCCGCATGCCCATCTCGGAGCTGCGCGGCTACATCGGCGAGGCCGTGAGCTTCTCCCGCATTTTCGAAAAGCTCTAG